A window of Dictyoglomus sp. genomic DNA:
TATTTTAAAGCTTTTTCTTCTCCTAAAAACCCCCCTAAATATCTCTGAAACATCTCAATAAGTACCTCAACTAAGCTCTGTCGCTTTTTTACAATTTCTTCTTGAGGTTTGTAAGAGAGCCAAAAGCTTATAATTAATACCAAAATACTTATAACCTGTAAGCTTAGAAGGGTATTTGTTACCT
This region includes:
- a CDS encoding ATP synthase F0 subunit A yields the protein MEEIGPRVILEVGEFKVTNTLLSLQVISILVLIISFWLSYKPQEEIVKKRQSLVEVLIEMFQRYLGGFLGEEKALK